GTTTCTGTCTCTTATTTTAACGACAACCTTCCTTTTCTTATTATTCTGAGCCAATTTCTTATTTTCGTCACTGCGGTATTATAGATTCTGCACATATCTCTCCCCTGCCCCTCGGATATAGCACGTTTCTTATTATGTTTCTGTCTCTAACTTCATGCTTCGGATAATATATAGTTGTTCGTCTTGCAGCATTTGTAAGAAATTAGAAACTCACGCATGCATCAAATGTACGTGCTACAAACAGAGGTGGACAGTTTCTCCCTGCCACATGCAATAAGTTCACTCAGCTCTTTACCCTTGAGAAATTAGAGGATGAAATCCCATTAGCAGCTCCCACTGAATCTAAGATGTTCTTATTTGCTTCTTGCCGACGCGGCTATGTGCTATAAGAGCAAGTCCAATGAGACTACGCAAATAAGCTTGTTTGTGGTGCCAGGTGGACGGGAAAACTGAGTTTTGGGCAGTGGGAAGATTGTATATCGAGTCAAAATAACTGAGTTTTGGGCAGTGGGAAGATTGTATATCGAGTCATAATAAGCCGAGCGTACTATATTAGGCCGGTCCGTTCCTGGCTCGTCTCAAGTAAAGACGACAGTCGTCCCAGTATGAACCGACCGGTCTTGTATGGATCGGCAACGGCTATGTTTTGTACGCCCCCAACGGCTATGTTGTTTAGTTTTACACTTATATAAACACACTCAATCCACCAATGATAAACACACTCGAATATATTTCATTGTGTGTTGTACAAAAAaatcttccaatttttttatatctcttttgttttcattaattTCATTCATCATGGAACCATGGATAATGAAGAAATTCAATTATTAGCGGAAACATTTTTCCATCAACAAGAAGCGTTTATGCAGCAGCTGGATCAAATGGACGCAGATTCAGATGATGAGAGATCCAGAACTAACGCAATGCTACAATTATACACCGGGCAAGTTCCACGAGATCCAGAACCAGGAGCTATATTGAGGAGAAGATATACGTGGAGATTTCGAGAGGTAGGTCACCAACAAATGGtacgttattattttattaataaaagtgtCTACTCTGATGAGGATTTTCAATGTCGCTACCGAATGCCACATCACTTGGTCAGGAGGGTTATTGGAGAGCTTTGTCGGGTAAACCCTAAATTTAACTATCAATTTGATGCACGAAATATACGAGGgcatagtcctgaacaaaaggTCGCCGCAACCCTTAGGATTCTTGGTTATGGTCTTCCTGCGGATGCTTGTGATGAGTACTTTTTAATGGCCAAAACAACTGCATATGATAATCTCAAATGTTTTGCGAAACAGTCAACCATTTTGGTCCATGTTTCTTACAACACCCCACGCAAGATGATGTCAATCGTCTACTAGATGAGAATCTGGTCAGAGGCTTTCCTTGAATGTTAGGTAGCCTTGGTTGCATGCATTAGGTGTGGCATGGATGTCTGTATGCTTGGCAAGGTCAATATAAGGGCCACTATACAAAACCAACTGTGGTTTTGGAAGCGGCAACTTTTTATGATTGTTGGAAATGGCAtgttttttttggtcttccgggttGCAACAACGACATCAATATCTTGCACAAATCACCGTTGTCCGAAGAATTGAAGTATGGAAACGCTCCAGGTGCCAATTTCACCATCAACGACAATCACTATAACATGGGGTATTTTCTGGCGGACGAAATTCTGATGAACCTGAATTTGATGATTGTGCAGCATCTTGAGCTTCCTTTATGAGCTTTTTAACTTTTTTCACACCGACTCCCTCCCATACATTAGCCGTTCCATTAACATTCAAATTAGAATTGCCATGTACTGATGCACCAGTGTTGAGGTGAGGGTGTGAGTTTGTTTCCGGTGAAGAATAAGGAGAACTTGGAGAACCATGTTGAGATCCCACCATGCTGGGATTGACTGCCATGTTGGGATTGACTACCATGTTGGGATCCACCATGCTGGGATTGACCACCATGCTGGGATTGACTACCATGTTGGGATCCACCGGTCTCGTAAAGGGGATTCCTTTGGCACAACATATCCATCCAACAAATCAGGGTTGTATCGGTTGAGCTTTATGAGGATGTGGAAGCATGTTTCGTGTTTAAAACTAGAAGTTCTGGTTTTTTGCCATTCCTCTCTTGTTTTTCGTTGTTGCAGTTTCAACAATATATAAATTAACATTTTGCATGAAAATGATAAAGGATTTGTAAATCAATTAAACAGTATGTTAATGCAACTTACCAGATCGACATCAGTATCACCACTTCCCCTTTTTCGTTTCATCTGCATCATCAAAGCAACCAACTTTTCATATCTTTACTGATTGCACCAAAACGATATGACAACCCGGTAGCATCGTGGTTTTTTGGATTCCCTGTTTCCTGATAAAATTGTGTAAAAATATTTTCCCAAAGCGTTGCATGTGGTTGTTAAACCCAATTGATTGGGTCAAGCGTAAATGCCACATAAGCTCTGCAAATAGCTTTATCTTCATCCAAACTGAACTTCGGACCGCGAACTCTTTGTGATGCAGTATTTTGTGTATCTACTTGACCACTTGCCATTTTCTATAAAAAATTGTTTTAAAGATAATACAGTGAAATTATAAGGTGGGTGTGGAAGGTTTGACTTGAGTGAAGCTAAATTTTTTTGTGGGGTGTTGAAGGAGAGATTGAAGATGAATTATAAGATTTTTCTATGTGTAGAAGGTGCAGAGGTATGAGTTTAGAGTTGAAATCAACCCAGTTTATAAGATGAGGATTCATAGCCGTTGGATGTTCCTAGTCGTTGTCGTCTCAATATGAACCGACCGGCTCTGTGTGAGACGATACTCGGCTCTGTTCGAGACGAGTCTCAACCTATATGGGACGACCGTCTCTGATGAAGCCGGTCGTCTCAGGTTGAGCCGATCGACTCTACATGAGACGCGATGTACAAAACCTTTTATTTGAGGGTTTGATCATCCGTTTTACTGGTTTGCCAGTCTCACTATAGGTGTATAATCACCAAACTGAGTTGTTTGATGTGCCCATTGGAGTTGCTCTAACATAATCAGATAACAGGGGTCAATACTAAGAGGTACCCGTAACAGTCCTAAACGCGTCTCCCTCTGATGGCCTGGATTTTCCATTAGTAGTCGGTTTCGTTTACATGCCACGTGTCAATTTGTTACAGAAAAAAACTAAGTCTCTCCCTACCAATTTTCTCAAGGAAAACTTCAGTTTTCAGGTATACGTTTCTCTTCATTCTCTTACTACTGCATATTTACCTTTGTTGTTCTTTGTTCTTTGTTATATCTTCtatgttgttgttattattttatattaaatTAAGGACAATCTAAACAAAAGAATGAAGCCCCACTTTTCGAAACTTGTATTGGAACGTGAGTTTCAAAGTTTAAGTTCATCCATAGATTCAGCATAATGTTATAAGTTGCTACAGATTGCATGTTTTGCAATGTTTGTCCCACGATTTAATTTAGCTTTCAGAATGTTTTGTGTTGTGTAGTTTACCTTAATTGATGATATTGTATTGGATTCTCATAATGAATTCACAATGTTTTTTCCTAGTTTTATTGTACACGTATTTGGTTgtattgtgattttgtttgatacaTATACTTagtttttacttgtttttgagttTGTGTTTTTGGTTGATTTCTTTTTATGGGTGTGAGGATTTAATGTCAGTTCGAAAAAAGGATTTTGGGCCATGATTTTGAATCTCCATTTGTCTGTAATCTTGATAATAAGGGTTGTATGAAGTTTAACAAATAATTGGTTATATGGTGTGTATTAGTATTCAGATTTGACAGTTCCACTGACTTTTCTCTGTTTGGCTGATACATTTGATCATCAAAACTAGGTTTTGATTCTTGTTTGCTCATTTCTTTGTGTATTTGAATCGGTTTAGGTAAGTATTATGGAATCTAGGAAGTTCTCTAGGTATTTTCTGAGCCTTGTCATGTATTTGGTGTTTTCGATTCTAAACATTTGAGTTCATAAGAAGCATTTGTTACTTCTTTATGCTTGATTTTATGGCGTCCGTAATGGAACTGATAGTAACTAATTGGTAAGTAGCGGTTCAAATTCTTTAAAATGTAATCCATGATTTAATCTAGATTTACCTTTTATAATCAGCTATATTGCAGATGGATTCAGAAAAAGAGGATTCTCATGGAGATGTAAGTGGGGAAAGATCCACTTCTCAATCACCTCAATCACGTCGTTCAGCAGAACGTGAAACACTATGTATAAGGTTTTGTTATTGAACAACACAAGGGAGAGTGTTACAGGGCGTACGTCCTATGGATGGCGGTTCAACTAAATTCCTAGGGTTCCCTTTTTGTGtgtatataaaggaaactatGTAATGCTTCTACTCTAATCTCCTAATAAGATTTTTCTTCTCATTCCTCTTGTCTTTCCTTGCTTCATCTATAATTCTCCTTAAtcacaaattttatttttgtaccaAAAAATTACACCCGCAATAAAACATACATATTTTCTGCAAATATCTGGGCCCGTGCAGAGCACGGGGATCACATCtaaaaaaatcttaaatcatAGCCATACAAGATAAAGAATATGTTTCCACGACACCACATGTAACGTCTCCGACATGACCATGGGAGAAGCTCTTACATGGTAAGCTCTTCAGTATCGAATCCCAAAGCAGCTAGATGGGTCAAAGTCGATACAAAATACAAACACACTCCATGGAGATCCAGGAGATGTAACTACAGTGTAATAAaagtcaaaataaataaattaaaattggGCGGATATAAACTTTTAAGTTCCTCTGTGAAAGAATGCATTTTTAACTCATGGGTGTACAGCGGAATTTACCCTTAAATATGTCTCTCTATCTTTCTCATTACCTTGTGCGTGTTGTCCTGCTTATAAAAAAGAGTCGAGAGAACgacttaattttgtttttctttatttgttaCAGAAAAAAACTAAGTCTCTCCCTACCAATTTTCTCAAGGAAAACTTCAGTTTTCAGGTATACGTTTCTCCTCATTCTCTTACTACTGCATATTTACCTTTGTTGTTCTTTGTTATATCTTctatgttgctgttgttgttattTTCCATTAAATTAAGGCCAATCTAAACAAAAGAATGAAGCCCCACTTTCGAAACTTGTATTGGAACGTGGGTTTCAAAATTTAAGTTCATCCATAGATTCGGCATAATGTTATAAGTTGCTACAGATTGCATGTCTTGTAATGTTTGTATCACGATTTAATTTAGCTTTCAGAATGTTTTGTGTTGTGTAGTTAAGCTTAATTGATGACACTGTATTGGATTCTTATAATGAATTCATAATGTTTTTTTCCTAGTTTTAGTGTGCAAGTATTTGGTTgtattgtgattttgtttgatacgTATACTTCGTTTTTACctgtttttgattttgtgtttttggttgaTTTCTTTTTACGGGTGTGAGGATTTATTATCAGTTCGAAAAAGGGATTTGGGGCCGTGATTTTGAATCTCCATTTGTCTGTAATCTTGATAATAAGGGTTGTATGAAGTTTAATAAATAATTGGTTATATGGTGTGTATTGGTATTCAGATTTGACAGTTCCACTGGCTTTCTATGTTTTGATGTAAATAATGGGATTTTTCTGTGTTTGGCTGATGCATTTGATCATCAAAACTAGGTTTTGATTCTTGTTTGCTCATTTCTTTGTGTATTTGAATCGGTTTAGTTAAGTATTATGGAATCTAGGAAGTTCTCTAGGTTTTTCCGAGCCTTGTCATGTATTTGGTGTTTTTCGATTCTAAACATTTGAGTTCATAAGAAGCATTTGTTACTTCTTTATGCTTGATTTTATGGCGTTGGCAATGGAACTTATAGTAACTAATTGGTAAAGAGTGATTCAAATTCTTTAAAATGTAATCCATGAATTAATCTAGATTTACCTTTTACAATCGGCTATATTGTAGATGGATTCAGGAAAAGAGGATTCTCATGGAGGTGTAAGTGGGGAAACATCCACTTCTCAATCACCTCAATCACGTCGTTCAGCAGAACGTGATATCATTGCTATCTGTGGTAAACAACAGAAACCTCCTCGGGTTGGATATGAGTATCAGGTTGAAATTCCTCCTTTCGTTGTTGAATCTGAACCTCCCCAACTAATGAAAAGGCTTTCTGATGATGGCATCATGGTCAATGTTGTGGATTCTTTTCTAGAGGCATTACCTGTCCCAATTATGTGGATTAGTAATGGCATTGATAGGCGACATGATGCAAATGGCTCATTAGATTCTACGAACACCATATCCATCAAAAAATCATCCAGTAAGGAAGATTCAAAGATTAAGGTGAAGAGTGAAGATAAAGTCAGCTTTGCAGCGCCGGGTTGCTTGGATAGCTGTTGGACTGATTTGGAGAAAGAAGTTTTTCTCCTTGGCCTCTATATATTTGGCAAAAATCTTGTTAATGTGAAGAGATTTGTTGAGAGTAAACCAATGGCAGACATATTATCTTTCTATTATGGGGAATTTTATAGGTCTGCTGCGCACCGCAGATGGTCAGGTTCTTGGAATAAGGACCGAAGAAGCAGAAGGTGCATACAAGGACCGAAGATGTTTAAGACGTGGAGGCAACAGAAATTTTTGTCGTGTTTGCTTCCTTGCATTCCTGAAAAATGGCATAGCACTTTGGTGGAGGTAAATCTCAATGATTCAGATAAAATGTATATACGTAGATGTGTCTGATTTTCACCTTCTTTTATTCGTGTTCCTGAATTTCTTCTCTTACCGTATTGAAATAAGACGAGCAGTCCTTTGGAAAAGGTAACCAATTGAAAAAAAGAATGGAGAATTTTCTATTGAATATCGTTTCGTGCTTCACCCATAATATTTGACACCCTTACTTACATCCATCTAGGGATTCTCGTTGTTGAAGACAATTGGTCTGAAGTTCCTATCATCCAAGAGGAAAAACTTTATATGTTTCCTATCTCTTCGCAGGTCTCCAAAAGCTTTGAAGCGGGCAGTGTTTCTCTAGAAGAATATGTATCCAGTTTGAAGGCTATAGTTGGTCTAGCAGTGCTTATAGAAGTTTTTGGTATTGGCAAGGGAAAGCAGGATCTCACTGGCCTGGTTACAGATCCTGCACGAAACAATCAGCAAGCCATTTCTCACCCTGACATACCTGTTGGCAAGGGATGGTCTGCTCTTACTCTAGGCGAACTAATTGGGTTTTTAACGGGGGACTATCGCTTAAGCAAAGCGCGGTCAAACGATCTTTTCTGGGAAGCTGTTTGGCCCCGTTTGCTTGCAAGAGGGTGGCAGTCTAAGCAGCCTAAAAATCACACTGGCACTAGTTCCAAAAGTCCGTTGGTGTTTATTGTACCTGGTGTTAAAAAGTTCTCATTAAGGAAATTTGTGAAAGGAGACTTGTATTTTGACTCTGTGGCTGATGTGCTTAATAAAGTTGCGTCAGATCCTAGTCTTTTAGAGCTTGAGGATGAAGCTGGTAAAAGCAACATAGGTAATCAAGAAAATAAGTGGGGTAAAAAGAAGACGAAACTTGACAATAATGTAGACATTGATCATAAACGGTGCAGTTATCTTCAACCGCAATTTGCAGAGAGCAATTTCGACCTCATGAAGTTTACAGTCATTGATACTAGTATGGGGGGTGGAGAAGATTCATTTCCGGTTAGAGAGTTGAGAAGTTTGCCTGATGAAACTACTCATATATCCTCTCCTGAAAGTCTTCCAGTTCACAATGAAAATGGTTTTAAAGACCCGGTGAATGAAAAAGGTGCAGCTAACTTGCCATTGATAAAAGGTACTAATACTTCCAGATCCTCAGATGGTATAACTGACAGGGAAGCGTGCTCTGAGTCCTTAAAGTTTATATATAGTGGTTCAAAGGAAGAGATGCAATTTGCGAGTCCAGTTCATGCTGAGGTAACCTTGCATAGTGGCATGGATCAAAGTATTTGTAACCCTGAGATGCACTCTAAAAAACCCATAAAATTTCACTTCAGCCGGAGGAAGAAGCCTAGCCAATCAAACTACATGTCTCCTGTCATAAAATGCCCGATATTAACTACTTGCTCCGAAGTGAAGGCTATCTGCAGCAAAGACATCTACTCCAGTACTCATGGTTTGAAAGAGGGGGATCGTCATTTACATTTAGGCTCATCTAATGCAAGTGAAAACCTGGTCTCTGCAGTTACGCAATCTCAAGGGGAAATATGTTCTAGTTCTTCGGGTAGAGCCAGTCCAGATGAGAATTGCATTGGTAATTCTATCTCTCAAAATGAAAAGCATCCACCTTTGGTGGCTATTGACCTAAACCTACCCCATGTTCTGTCAGATCTTGAAACAGATGACCCATTCATCAGAGAGGTGGATACTACCCAATGTGATTCGAGTTCCAAGGACCCTTGTTCCCCACCTAGTAGTGATGTGGATGGTGCTGAGCAACAGCCACCAGTTTTGGTCGCGAGGAGGCAGGGCTCAAGAAAACGACCATTAACAGCGAAAGCTTTAGAATCTCTGGTTTGTGGGTtcttaactacaaaaaaaaaccCGAGATATTCCATGCAGTCCTAAGGTGGAAATGTTGTTGGGGGTATGAAGCGGTTTTGTAACTGCAAGAGAAGTTAAGCCCATAGGAGAAGACATGGGCTGACAGAAATTAGTAGTAAGAATGTCGCATGACATAACTAGCTTTTGAGTTGCCATGGATTTCGTAAAGCTGACGATTTCTTGTCTGCATTTATCTGTCGTAGGGAGGATTTTAGATCCTGTAGCTGGCGGTTATGGCCGTTCTAATGTCCAATTGTGGGATAGAACGAACACCTTCCTGCAGTTTTGTAATATAATTCTTTGTACGCTTGAACTCGGGAACAAGAAATGTGGCAGCGTTCGTACGTGTATTACAGCTTTTCCAATGGTGAAGTGGGGTATTTCATGTGGCATTGCCCACGACACATTCTCTTGAtagaaaatcctaaatattatgCGTTAAAGAGTTTCATCTCCGACATATAAAAGTGGTAATGAATAAATGTCATTCC
Above is a genomic segment from Papaver somniferum cultivar HN1 chromosome 10, ASM357369v1, whole genome shotgun sequence containing:
- the LOC113315946 gene encoding uncharacterized protein LOC113315946, giving the protein MDSGKEDSHGGVSGETSTSQSPQSRRSAERDIIAICGKQQKPPRVGYEYQVEIPPFVVESEPPQLMKRLSDDGIMVNVVDSFLEALPVPIMWISNGIDRRHDANGSLDSTNTISIKKSSSKEDSKIKVKSEDKVSFAAPGCLDSCWTDLEKEVFLLGLYIFGKNLVNVKRFVESKPMADILSFYYGEFYRSAAHRRWSGSWNKDRRSRRCIQGPKMFKTWRQQKFLSCLLPCIPEKWHSTLVEVSKSFEAGSVSLEEYVSSLKAIVGLAVLIEVFGIGKGKQDLTGLVTDPARNNQQAISHPDIPVGKGWSALTLGELIGFLTGDYRLSKARSNDLFWEAVWPRLLARGWQSKQPKNHTGTSSKSPLVFIVPGVKKFSLRKFVKGDLYFDSVADVLNKVASDPSLLELEDEAGKSNIGNQENKWGKKKTKLDNNVDIDHKRCSYLQPQFAESNFDLMKFTVIDTSMGGGEDSFPVRELRSLPDETTHISSPESLPVHNENGFKDPVNEKGAANLPLIKGTNTSRSSDGITDREACSESLKFIYSGSKEEMQFASPVHAEVTLHSGMDQSICNPEMHSKKPIKFHFSRRKKPSQSNYMSPVIKCPILTTCSEVKAICSKDIYSSTHGLKEGDRHLHLGSSNASENLVSAVTQSQGEICSSSSGRASPDENCIGNSISQNEKHPPLVAIDLNLPHVLSDLETDDPFIREVDTTQCDSSSKDPCSPPSSDVDGAEQQPPVLVARRQGSRKRPLTAKALESLVCGFLTTKKNPRYSMQS